A region of the Polynucleobacter sp. MWH-Braz-FAM2G genome:
AAAACTCATAGCAATTAAACAGATGATCCAAGCGGGCGTATTGATATGATTAACATAGAGTAAGTTAACAAAATACATTTGTTAAGCCCCCAGAGCTTCAAGTAGTTCGGTTTCTAGTTGAATTTGTAATTTTGGATTTTTGCCTAGATTAGCTGCATCTAAGAGCAGGACGTCTTCCACTCTTTCACCAAGCGTATTGATCCTAGCGGAATGAATGGATACCTGATGCTTGGCCAATACTCTGGAGATGGTATAGAGCAGGCCAGTTCGGTCACTGGCAGAAAGTGCGAGAGTGTAATACCTGCCGCGATCATCCGGAACCATATGAACCCGTGGTTGGATTGGGAAGGTACGCGATTGTCTTGATAGGCGTCCCATGCTGGGGGCTGGGAGTGGTTCAGCATTCGTTAAGGCTGCAGTGAGTTCAAATTCGACCAACTGAATGATGTCACGGTAGCTACCGCCTTCATCAACGAGATTGCTTCCGGAGATTTGGAAAGTGTCTAATGCATAACCATGGCGGGTTGTATGAATGCGCGCATCCCAAATAGAAAAGCCATGTCTCTCAAAGTAAGCGCAAATTCTGGCAAATAAATCCTCCTGATCTTTTACGTAGACAGCTACTTGCAGTCCTTCGCCTATAGGAGAAAGTCTTGCTCTCACAATGGGTTGTTCGCTTTTGACTTTGTTGAAGAGATGACGTGTAAGCCATGCAATGTCAGAAGAATCTTGCCTCAAGAAGAAGGCAACATCTAACTGCTTCCACAAATCTTCGTAGGCATTATCGTTAATGCCATAAAGACGCAACTTCGCTCTAGACTCTTCTTGGTGTTGTGCCAGTTCAGAGGAGGCATCAGGCTTAGCTCCGCCGAGTACGCGCAAGGTTGCGCGATAGAGATCTTCGAGAAGCTTGCCTTTCCAGGCATTCCATACCTTAGGACTGGTGCCACGAACGTCCGCCACAGTTAATAAATAGAGGGCGGTAAGATGACGTTCATCTCCCATCTTTTTCGCAAAGGCTCTGACCACATCCGGGTCGGTAATGTCTTGCTTTTGGGCTACTTGGCTCATATTGAGATGTTCGGCTACCAGCCAGACCAGTAACTCAGTATCTTTTTTATCTAAACCATGATCCTTGGCAAACTTACGCATATCTGCTTTGCCTAGTTGAGAATGATCGCCGCCACGTCCCTTAGCTATGTCATGAAAGAGTGCTGCAATTACGAGTAACCAAGGCTTCTCAAAGTGGGCAATTAAGCTGCTACAGAAGGGAAATTCATGAGTGTGCTCAACCACCATAAAGCGTCTTACATTACGTAAAACCATCAGGATGTGTTGATCAACGGTATATATGTGAAATAAGTCATGCTGCATTTGCCCGACAATCTTTCTGAAGGCGGGGAGGTAGCGTCCTAGTACGCTAGTGCGATTCATGAGGTGGAAGGCGCGACTTACACCCTCAGGTTGCTTCAAGATCTCGATAAAAAGCGCTCGGTTAATGGGGTCGGCGCGCCACTTGCTGTCCATCTTTTGCCTGGCGTTATACAAGGCTCTGAAAATAGTAGCCGATAGACTTTTGACATTGGATGTTTGAGCAAAGACCAAAAAGGTTCTCAGAATTTGCTCGGGGTGTTTTTGAAAGAGTTGCGGGTCGGTAATGTCCAGCACCCCTTGTCTTTCAATGAAGTGTTCGTTTCCTTCGCCGGGAATTGACAGAATCGTCTTTGATTCTTGTGGAAAGAGAAGTGCTTCGATGTTTTGTAAAAGCACATCATTTAATTGGGTGACTGCTTTTGCTGCCCAGTAATAGCGACGCATTATTGCTTCGCTAGCCTGTCTGGAGGAATCTTCTTTAACGCCCATAGATGCTGCCAGCGCGGCTTGCAAGTCAAAGGCGAGCACATCTTGTCTTCGTCCCGCAAGTAAATGCAAATTTGCACGTAGCGTTTCTAGGAAACGTTGATTGCGGTTGAGTTCGGTGAGTTCGCGCTGAGTAACAAGGCCAGCCTCGTTGAGATCTTTAAATGTATCGCCCAATAATGCCGCCTTACTAACCCAAGAAATGACTTGCAAGTCACGCAAGCCACCTGGGCTCTCTTTGCAGTTAGGCTCCAGAGAGTAGGGGGTATTTTGATATTTGTAATGACGCTGAATTTGCTCTGCTAGCTTTGCTTGGAAGAAGGCTTTGGGATCCATTGCTGCTTCATAGGCTTTGGCAAAGTCTTTGAACAATTGTTTCTTGCCATAGATAAGTCGCGCCTCTAATAGTGATGTCCGAACAGTGATATCTTGCTCGGATTCTGAGATGCATTCAGCAACACTTCTTACAGATGAACCAATTTCTAGACCAGTATCCCAACAACTGGCAACAAATTGTTCAACTTGCTTTGATAGTGCTTGGGCTTTTTTCTCGTCTGCGGGCAACAGAATCAGAATATCAATATCTGAGTATGGAAATAGTGCGCCTCTACCAAAGCCGCCAACGGCAACTAGGGTTGCCTCCTGATTTAAGCCGCATAAGTTCCAAAGATGAGTGAGCAGTTGATCACTCAGTTTGGAAAGCTGCTTGGTTAATTTGCTAACCGATTGTGTTTTTCTAAACTCCTCATAAGCAATTTCGCGAGCAGCACGCAGACTGGCTGCATCAATAATGTTGCTAACTGCCTGCGACTTATTCATAGCTTAGGCATTTGCTGTTGCGGGTCTAAACGACAGGCCTTTGACGCAATCAGGAGGAGGGTTGCTACCTTCTGACCAGGTGAGCACTTCAACACCAGTTGGGGTGACTAACAAGGTATGCTCCCATTGGGCTGACAAACTACGATCTTTAGTTTTGACAGTCCACTGATCAGGCATGGTGCGAATATCTCGTTTGCCTGCATTAATCATCGGCTCTATTGTGAATGTCATGCCTGCTTCTAGTTTTTCACCAGTACCCGGTTTGCCGTAGTGAAGAATTTGTGGGTCTTGATGGAATACTTTGCCGATTCCATGTCCACAGTATTCACGGACTACTGAATAACCAGCGTTTTCTGCATGCGTTTGAATGACATGTCCAATATCGCCTAGTGAA
Encoded here:
- a CDS encoding [protein-PII] uridylyltransferase, coding for MNKSQAVSNIIDAASLRAAREIAYEEFRKTQSVSKLTKQLSKLSDQLLTHLWNLCGLNQEATLVAVGGFGRGALFPYSDIDILILLPADEKKAQALSKQVEQFVASCWDTGLEIGSSVRSVAECISESEQDITVRTSLLEARLIYGKKQLFKDFAKAYEAAMDPKAFFQAKLAEQIQRHYKYQNTPYSLEPNCKESPGGLRDLQVISWVSKAALLGDTFKDLNEAGLVTQRELTELNRNQRFLETLRANLHLLAGRRQDVLAFDLQAALAASMGVKEDSSRQASEAIMRRYYWAAKAVTQLNDVLLQNIEALLFPQESKTILSIPGEGNEHFIERQGVLDITDPQLFQKHPEQILRTFLVFAQTSNVKSLSATIFRALYNARQKMDSKWRADPINRALFIEILKQPEGVSRAFHLMNRTSVLGRYLPAFRKIVGQMQHDLFHIYTVDQHILMVLRNVRRFMVVEHTHEFPFCSSLIAHFEKPWLLVIAALFHDIAKGRGGDHSQLGKADMRKFAKDHGLDKKDTELLVWLVAEHLNMSQVAQKQDITDPDVVRAFAKKMGDERHLTALYLLTVADVRGTSPKVWNAWKGKLLEDLYRATLRVLGGAKPDASSELAQHQEESRAKLRLYGINDNAYEDLWKQLDVAFFLRQDSSDIAWLTRHLFNKVKSEQPIVRARLSPIGEGLQVAVYVKDQEDLFARICAYFERHGFSIWDARIHTTRHGYALDTFQISGSNLVDEGGSYRDIIQLVEFELTAALTNAEPLPAPSMGRLSRQSRTFPIQPRVHMVPDDRGRYYTLALSASDRTGLLYTISRVLAKHQVSIHSARINTLGERVEDVLLLDAANLGKNPKLQIQLETELLEALGA